The following coding sequences are from one Prionailurus viverrinus isolate Anna chromosome D2, UM_Priviv_1.0, whole genome shotgun sequence window:
- the DYDC1 gene encoding DPY30 domain-containing protein 1: MESTYLQKCLGTCLTQGLAEVARIRPVDPIEYLALWIYKYKENVTMEQLRQKEMASLERERELALIEQEMMERLKAEELLIQQQQLALQLELEMQEKERQRVEELHRAQEQLEKEMGMNIENIPTSEDSSHSEDITPDSGKTLAEISDRYGAPNLSRVEELDEPMLSDVALNIDQDL; the protein is encoded by the exons ATGGAGTCGACATATCTTCAAAAGTGCCTTGGGACGTGTCTAACTCAAGGTCTTGCAGAAGTGGCGAGAATTCGCCCAGTGGATCCAATAGAATATTTAGCATTGTGGATTTACAAATACAAGGAAAATGTGACCATGGAGCAGCTG agacagaaggaaatggcCAGCCTGGAGCGTGAGAGAGAACTGGCTTTGATAGAGCAGGAAATGATGGAGAGGCTCAAAGCAGAGGAGCTCCTGATTCAGCAG CAACAGCTGGCACTCCAGCTGGAGTTGGAAatgcaagaaaaagagagacaaagagtagaAGAACTACACAGAGCTCAAGAACAATTAGAGAAG gAGATGGGAATGAATATAGAAAACATACCTACGAGTGAAGATAGTTCACATTCAGAG GATATAACACCAGACTCAGGCAAAACGCTAGCTGAAATTAGCGATCGATACGGGGCACCTAACCTGAGCAGAGTGGAAGAACTTGATGAGCCAATGCTATCTGAT gtTGCATTAAACATTGATCAAGATTTGTAA